In Felis catus isolate Fca126 chromosome A2, F.catus_Fca126_mat1.0, whole genome shotgun sequence, the following proteins share a genomic window:
- the KLRG2 gene encoding killer cell lectin-like receptor subfamily G member 2 isoform X3, translating to MKRAQAASEGDQAEFPMEPLGSQVAEPEQLQVPADEPRLEGLESSPNPVRAVKKAAGAGQDLAGGKQQPPARPALTRLPPSSLGYGAFRRQTSADSEPPSPGPSVAERPQAGEAPGAELVSGEQLPGAWAPVELQVDVRVKSVGAAGSSRAPSPAPSTRFLTVPVPESPASSRHALPTHPLLPRTPARPERGLDAEGRASPADGRAEPAGSPTTCGGRCRELGLEKEDALLPRAETDSDEKLPRAIEIMGLPLYMKSLRWALVVMAVFLAVSAVTIVALASRVGATCQPCPPGWMWCEEHCYYLSAEARAWEASQAFCSSHHATLPLLGHIQGRWFLPSFSQRVPWRWTENHAGENVLQ from the exons ATGAAGCGGGCCCAGGCGGCATCGGAAGGAGACCAGGCCGAGTTCCCAATGGAGCCCCTGGGGAGCCAGGTCGCGGAGCCGGAGCAGCTGCAGGTCCCCGCCGACGAACCACGGCTTGAGGGTCTCGAGAGCAGCCCGAATCCGGTCCGAGCCGTAAAGAAGGCGGCGGGCGCGGGCCAGGACCTCGCCGGCGGGAAGCAGCAGCCCCCGGCCCGCCCGGCGCTCACGCGGCTGCCGCCATCCAGCCTGGGCTACGGCGCCTTCCGCCGCCAGACGTCCGCGGACTCCGAGCCGCCGTCGCCCGGCCCTTCCGTGGCCGAGCGGCCCCAGGCCGGCGAGGCGCCGGGGGCCGAGCTGGTGTCGGGGGAGCAGCTGCCTGGCGCCTGGGCCCCGGTGGAACTGCAGGTGGACGTGCGCGTGAAGTCCGTGGGCGCGGCCGGGAGCAGCCGCGCGCCCTCGCCGGCGCCCTCCACGCGCTTCCTCACCGTGCCGGTGCCCGAGTCCCCGGCCTCCTCCCGCCACGCCTTACCCACCCACCCGCTCCTGCCGCGGACCCCAGCGCGGCCGGAGCGCGGCCTCGACGCCGAGGGCCGGGCCAGCCCCGCCGACGGGCGCGCGGAGCCCGCGGGCTCCCCCACCACGTGCGGCGGCCGCTGCagggagctggggctggagaaGGAGGACGCGCTGCTGCCCCGCGCGGAGACGGACAGCGACGAGAAGCTGCCCCGGGCCATAGAGATCATGG ggctgcCTCTGTACATGAAGTCCCTGCGCTGGGCCCTAGTGGTCATGGCTGTGTTTCTGGCAGTGTCTGCGGTCACCATTGTGGCCCTGGCTTCTAGAGTAG GGGCCACTTGCCAGCCGTGCCCCCCGGGCTGGATGTGGTGTGAGGAGCATTGCTACTACCTCTCTGCCGAGGCTCGGGCCTGGGAGGCCAGCCAGGCCTTCTGCTCGTCTCACCATGCCACCCTCCCCCTGCTGGGCCACATCCAG GGAAGGTGgttcctgccttctttctctcagaGAGTTCCCTGGAGATGGACAGAAAACCATGCTGGAGAAAATGTTTTACAGTGA
- the KLRG2 gene encoding killer cell lectin-like receptor subfamily G member 2 isoform X2 yields MKRAQAASEGDQAEFPMEPLGSQVAEPEQLQVPADEPRLEGLESSPNPVRAVKKAAGAGQDLAGGKQQPPARPALTRLPPSSLGYGAFRRQTSADSEPPSPGPSVAERPQAGEAPGAELVSGEQLPGAWAPVELQVDVRVKSVGAAGSSRAPSPAPSTRFLTVPVPESPASSRHALPTHPLLPRTPARPERGLDAEGRASPADGRAEPAGSPTTCGGRCRELGLEKEDALLPRAETDSDEKLPRAIEIMGLPLYMKSLRWALVVMAVFLAVSAVTIVALASRVGATCQPCPPGWMWCEEHCYYLSAEARAWEASQAFCSSHHATLPLLGHIQWNHSLKWSEGCHCSCQGGTEVCSGRCTSIAAPHRDLQH; encoded by the exons ATGAAGCGGGCCCAGGCGGCATCGGAAGGAGACCAGGCCGAGTTCCCAATGGAGCCCCTGGGGAGCCAGGTCGCGGAGCCGGAGCAGCTGCAGGTCCCCGCCGACGAACCACGGCTTGAGGGTCTCGAGAGCAGCCCGAATCCGGTCCGAGCCGTAAAGAAGGCGGCGGGCGCGGGCCAGGACCTCGCCGGCGGGAAGCAGCAGCCCCCGGCCCGCCCGGCGCTCACGCGGCTGCCGCCATCCAGCCTGGGCTACGGCGCCTTCCGCCGCCAGACGTCCGCGGACTCCGAGCCGCCGTCGCCCGGCCCTTCCGTGGCCGAGCGGCCCCAGGCCGGCGAGGCGCCGGGGGCCGAGCTGGTGTCGGGGGAGCAGCTGCCTGGCGCCTGGGCCCCGGTGGAACTGCAGGTGGACGTGCGCGTGAAGTCCGTGGGCGCGGCCGGGAGCAGCCGCGCGCCCTCGCCGGCGCCCTCCACGCGCTTCCTCACCGTGCCGGTGCCCGAGTCCCCGGCCTCCTCCCGCCACGCCTTACCCACCCACCCGCTCCTGCCGCGGACCCCAGCGCGGCCGGAGCGCGGCCTCGACGCCGAGGGCCGGGCCAGCCCCGCCGACGGGCGCGCGGAGCCCGCGGGCTCCCCCACCACGTGCGGCGGCCGCTGCagggagctggggctggagaaGGAGGACGCGCTGCTGCCCCGCGCGGAGACGGACAGCGACGAGAAGCTGCCCCGGGCCATAGAGATCATGG ggctgcCTCTGTACATGAAGTCCCTGCGCTGGGCCCTAGTGGTCATGGCTGTGTTTCTGGCAGTGTCTGCGGTCACCATTGTGGCCCTGGCTTCTAGAGTAG GGGCCACTTGCCAGCCGTGCCCCCCGGGCTGGATGTGGTGTGAGGAGCATTGCTACTACCTCTCTGCCGAGGCTCGGGCCTGGGAGGCCAGCCAGGCCTTCTGCTCGTCTCACCATGCCACCCTCCCCCTGCTGGGCCACATCCAG TGGAATCACTCACTCAAGTGGTCAGAAGGATGTCACTGCTCCTGTCAAGGTGGCACCGAAGTGTGTTCTGGAAGATGCACCAGCATCGCTGCCCCACACCGGGACTTACAGCACTGA
- the KLRG2 gene encoding killer cell lectin-like receptor subfamily G member 2 isoform X1 produces the protein MKRAQAASEGDQAEFPMEPLGSQVAEPEQLQVPADEPRLEGLESSPNPVRAVKKAAGAGQDLAGGKQQPPARPALTRLPPSSLGYGAFRRQTSADSEPPSPGPSVAERPQAGEAPGAELVSGEQLPGAWAPVELQVDVRVKSVGAAGSSRAPSPAPSTRFLTVPVPESPASSRHALPTHPLLPRTPARPERGLDAEGRASPADGRAEPAGSPTTCGGRCRELGLEKEDALLPRAETDSDEKLPRAIEIMGLPLYMKSLRWALVVMAVFLAVSAVTIVALASRVGATCQPCPPGWMWCEEHCYYLSAEARAWEASQAFCSSHHATLPLLGHIQDFLSRYPVTKYSWVGAQRGPQGWHWIDGAPLPPHLLPEEDEDQPDLKCGGLEEGKIVAWDCASPRSWVCAKGTK, from the exons ATGAAGCGGGCCCAGGCGGCATCGGAAGGAGACCAGGCCGAGTTCCCAATGGAGCCCCTGGGGAGCCAGGTCGCGGAGCCGGAGCAGCTGCAGGTCCCCGCCGACGAACCACGGCTTGAGGGTCTCGAGAGCAGCCCGAATCCGGTCCGAGCCGTAAAGAAGGCGGCGGGCGCGGGCCAGGACCTCGCCGGCGGGAAGCAGCAGCCCCCGGCCCGCCCGGCGCTCACGCGGCTGCCGCCATCCAGCCTGGGCTACGGCGCCTTCCGCCGCCAGACGTCCGCGGACTCCGAGCCGCCGTCGCCCGGCCCTTCCGTGGCCGAGCGGCCCCAGGCCGGCGAGGCGCCGGGGGCCGAGCTGGTGTCGGGGGAGCAGCTGCCTGGCGCCTGGGCCCCGGTGGAACTGCAGGTGGACGTGCGCGTGAAGTCCGTGGGCGCGGCCGGGAGCAGCCGCGCGCCCTCGCCGGCGCCCTCCACGCGCTTCCTCACCGTGCCGGTGCCCGAGTCCCCGGCCTCCTCCCGCCACGCCTTACCCACCCACCCGCTCCTGCCGCGGACCCCAGCGCGGCCGGAGCGCGGCCTCGACGCCGAGGGCCGGGCCAGCCCCGCCGACGGGCGCGCGGAGCCCGCGGGCTCCCCCACCACGTGCGGCGGCCGCTGCagggagctggggctggagaaGGAGGACGCGCTGCTGCCCCGCGCGGAGACGGACAGCGACGAGAAGCTGCCCCGGGCCATAGAGATCATGG ggctgcCTCTGTACATGAAGTCCCTGCGCTGGGCCCTAGTGGTCATGGCTGTGTTTCTGGCAGTGTCTGCGGTCACCATTGTGGCCCTGGCTTCTAGAGTAG GGGCCACTTGCCAGCCGTGCCCCCCGGGCTGGATGTGGTGTGAGGAGCATTGCTACTACCTCTCTGCCGAGGCTCGGGCCTGGGAGGCCAGCCAGGCCTTCTGCTCGTCTCACCATGCCACCCTCCCCCTGCTGGGCCACATCCAG GACTTCCTGAGCAGATACCCAGTCACCAAGTACTCGTGGGTGGGGGCCCAGCGAGGCCCCCAGGGCTGGCACTGGATTGATGGGGCTCCACTACCACCCCATTT ACTCCCAGAGGAAGATGAGGACCAGCCGGATCTCAAGTGCGGGGGCCTGGAGGAAGGCAAGATTGTGGCTTGGGACTGTGCCTCTCCAAGATCCTGGGTCTGTGCCAAGGGGACCAAGTGA
- the KLRG2 gene encoding killer cell lectin-like receptor subfamily G member 2 isoform X4, translating to MKRAQAASEGDQAEFPMEPLGSQVAEPEQLQVPADEPRLEGLESSPNPVRAVKKAAGAGQDLAGGKQQPPARPALTRLPPSSLGYGAFRRQTSADSEPPSPGPSVAERPQAGEAPGAELVSGEQLPGAWAPVELQVDVRVKSVGAAGSSRAPSPAPSTRFLTVPVPESPASSRHALPTHPLLPRTPARPERGLDAEGRASPADGRAEPAGSPTTCGGRCRELGLEKEDALLPRAETDSDEKLPRAIEIMGLPLYMKSLRWALVVMAVFLAVSAVTIVALASRVGATCQPCPPGWMWCEEHCYYLSAEARAWEASQAFCSSHHATLPLLGHIQS from the exons ATGAAGCGGGCCCAGGCGGCATCGGAAGGAGACCAGGCCGAGTTCCCAATGGAGCCCCTGGGGAGCCAGGTCGCGGAGCCGGAGCAGCTGCAGGTCCCCGCCGACGAACCACGGCTTGAGGGTCTCGAGAGCAGCCCGAATCCGGTCCGAGCCGTAAAGAAGGCGGCGGGCGCGGGCCAGGACCTCGCCGGCGGGAAGCAGCAGCCCCCGGCCCGCCCGGCGCTCACGCGGCTGCCGCCATCCAGCCTGGGCTACGGCGCCTTCCGCCGCCAGACGTCCGCGGACTCCGAGCCGCCGTCGCCCGGCCCTTCCGTGGCCGAGCGGCCCCAGGCCGGCGAGGCGCCGGGGGCCGAGCTGGTGTCGGGGGAGCAGCTGCCTGGCGCCTGGGCCCCGGTGGAACTGCAGGTGGACGTGCGCGTGAAGTCCGTGGGCGCGGCCGGGAGCAGCCGCGCGCCCTCGCCGGCGCCCTCCACGCGCTTCCTCACCGTGCCGGTGCCCGAGTCCCCGGCCTCCTCCCGCCACGCCTTACCCACCCACCCGCTCCTGCCGCGGACCCCAGCGCGGCCGGAGCGCGGCCTCGACGCCGAGGGCCGGGCCAGCCCCGCCGACGGGCGCGCGGAGCCCGCGGGCTCCCCCACCACGTGCGGCGGCCGCTGCagggagctggggctggagaaGGAGGACGCGCTGCTGCCCCGCGCGGAGACGGACAGCGACGAGAAGCTGCCCCGGGCCATAGAGATCATGG ggctgcCTCTGTACATGAAGTCCCTGCGCTGGGCCCTAGTGGTCATGGCTGTGTTTCTGGCAGTGTCTGCGGTCACCATTGTGGCCCTGGCTTCTAGAGTAG GGGCCACTTGCCAGCCGTGCCCCCCGGGCTGGATGTGGTGTGAGGAGCATTGCTACTACCTCTCTGCCGAGGCTCGGGCCTGGGAGGCCAGCCAGGCCTTCTGCTCGTCTCACCATGCCACCCTCCCCCTGCTGGGCCACATCCAG TCTTGA